In the genome of Phycisphaerales bacterium, one region contains:
- a CDS encoding OmpA family protein — protein sequence MLHRSVSVAMLLTVGLLLTGCAAEQRQRELEFELRKVTEQRDDLAARLAQSDARGTELTRQLAHAEDTLNTARAEVGSLSSRIRDLERDKEDLAVLVQQQAVAELARPAVPTSTLPPVIDNALAAFVQRFSGRVAYDPGRGAVSFANDRLFDAGSAEVRSDAGAPLTELAGLLALRELEGYEAIVVGHTDNSPITRPETLAKHPTNWHLSVHRAIAVKDLLVNAGAPASRVGVMGYADQRPVSSDPAQNRRIEVFVIPQGGLRPFEAVRPR from the coding sequence ATGCTGCACCGTTCCGTTTCGGTCGCCATGCTTCTGACGGTTGGCCTGCTGCTGACCGGGTGCGCCGCCGAGCAGCGGCAACGCGAGCTTGAATTCGAGTTGCGGAAGGTGACCGAACAGCGCGATGATCTCGCCGCGCGCCTCGCCCAATCTGATGCGCGCGGTACCGAACTGACCCGCCAATTGGCACACGCTGAAGATACGCTCAATACCGCGCGGGCCGAGGTCGGCAGTCTCAGTAGCCGCATCCGCGACCTGGAACGTGACAAGGAGGATCTGGCGGTCCTCGTGCAGCAGCAGGCCGTCGCAGAGCTTGCGCGCCCCGCCGTGCCGACCTCCACACTGCCGCCGGTCATCGACAATGCCCTCGCCGCATTCGTGCAGCGTTTCAGCGGACGTGTCGCTTACGACCCTGGCCGCGGTGCCGTCAGTTTCGCAAACGATCGATTGTTCGATGCCGGCAGTGCCGAGGTGCGCAGCGACGCCGGTGCCCCACTGACAGAACTTGCGGGTCTCCTGGCACTCCGCGAACTCGAGGGGTACGAAGCGATTGTCGTCGGTCACACGGACAATAGCCCGATTACCCGGCCAGAGACCTTGGCGAAACACCCGACCAACTGGCATTTGTCCGTACACCGCGCGATCGCAGTCAAGGACTTGCTGGTCAACGCAGGCGCTCCTGCCAGCCGTGTCGGCGTGATGGGCTATGCCGATCAGCGGCCGGTGAGCAGTGATCCAGCTCAGAATCGCCGGATCGAGGTCTTCGTGATTCCACAGGGTGGGTTGAGGCCGTTTGAGGCAGTGCGGCCCAGATAA
- a CDS encoding thioredoxin domain-containing protein, producing MRRAPRVIAAEDGFRQPRPMIRWLAIVVAAAGWFVSLELLQQTLNPGGTPPFLRAVCGNDLGEAANPCSAVLQSSYAYIALGDAPSALRVPAAGVGMIYFGFLLVWFLFVGPPGARGWLWHIPVLLLVIGGVGQSIGYLYIMQFELQQWCGGCAVAHGLNGVLATLALLAFPWRAARADEPVHPRARLAMATLTCGTLLGLLHFAILIMLFVAGLQNVAQEQLVRIVDDPEFIRWDYDRRIPVEPFLRADELFDGNPVAARTVVVFSDFRCPHCAEVHRTLARLLAEHPDQFRVAYRHAPQDAECNPDPNWRAAGHPSACAAARAVEAARVTGGAAGAHALRGLLYERQRQLPRRPWRELSDTERSRFAEWAAELGLDRTTFEAAFESAAVTERVAEDVALAGKLGLRAMPVVFLDWKRVQNPGKRATWEALLELQALEPQSAEPQP from the coding sequence ATGCGCAGAGCTCCCAGAGTGATAGCGGCCGAGGATGGCTTCCGGCAGCCCCGGCCGATGATCCGCTGGCTGGCGATCGTTGTGGCAGCAGCGGGCTGGTTCGTTTCCCTGGAGTTGCTCCAGCAAACCCTGAACCCCGGCGGCACGCCGCCCTTTCTGCGCGCTGTGTGCGGCAATGATCTTGGGGAGGCCGCGAATCCCTGCTCGGCCGTTTTGCAATCATCCTACGCTTACATTGCCCTTGGTGATGCACCCAGTGCGCTGCGCGTGCCCGCCGCGGGCGTAGGAATGATCTACTTCGGTTTCCTGCTGGTGTGGTTTCTGTTTGTCGGGCCACCCGGGGCGCGCGGGTGGCTGTGGCACATCCCGGTCCTGCTGCTCGTGATTGGCGGTGTAGGGCAATCCATCGGTTACCTGTACATTATGCAGTTCGAGTTGCAGCAATGGTGTGGCGGCTGTGCTGTGGCGCATGGGCTGAACGGGGTACTGGCCACGCTGGCGCTGCTGGCATTTCCATGGCGCGCGGCACGGGCGGATGAGCCCGTACATCCGCGGGCGCGCCTGGCGATGGCCACACTCACCTGCGGCACACTGCTCGGACTACTGCACTTCGCGATCCTGATCATGCTCTTTGTCGCCGGCCTCCAGAACGTGGCCCAGGAACAACTCGTCCGCATTGTGGATGATCCGGAGTTCATCCGCTGGGATTATGATCGCCGCATCCCGGTCGAGCCCTTCCTGCGCGCGGACGAGCTGTTCGACGGCAACCCCGTGGCCGCGCGTACGGTGGTTGTCTTCAGCGACTTTCGTTGTCCGCATTGCGCGGAAGTCCATCGCACGCTGGCGCGTCTCTTGGCCGAACACCCGGATCAATTCCGCGTCGCCTACCGCCATGCCCCCCAGGATGCCGAATGCAATCCGGACCCGAATTGGCGTGCGGCGGGGCACCCGTCGGCTTGTGCGGCCGCACGGGCGGTCGAGGCCGCCCGTGTGACGGGCGGCGCGGCCGGTGCTCACGCCCTGCGGGGACTGCTCTACGAGCGACAGCGGCAATTGCCGCGGCGTCCATGGCGAGAATTGTCAGATACGGAACGTAGCCGATTTGCAGAGTGGGCTGCCGAGCTGGGGTTGGACCGCACGACGTTTGAGGCGGCCTTTGAAAGTGCCGCTGTCACCGAGCGTGTGGCTGAAGACGTGGCGCTCGCGGGGAAGCTGGGATTGCGTGCGATGCCGGTAGTCTTCCTCGATTGGAAGCGCGTGCAGAATCCCGGTAAACGTGCGACTTGGGAAGCGCTACTGGAGTTGCAGGCGCTGGAACCGCAATCCGCAGAGCCGCAGCCATGA
- a CDS encoding type II secretion system protein, producing MRSGRCRKSGMKGFTLIELLVVVAIIALLISILLPSMSQARRQAQLVVSMSNLRQIALGNASYSEDNAGYLPYARNTETGTWGNLWSEAAWGVKKADLWFYTLFDTKTVPDERVFVPAGDPYGQQYDFESRFDGIGGTGAVRTNTQAFACGYGMNYGLRHWEGHRRAEDFGRPPLQAPYGRLFNVTRYGPSRPNETILMSEVGPDDELPVMPLFGSADPMQVGRPWRDGGRLLWDDGNRSWYPGPTWLTPRYGGRIPMTAMDGSVRAVNSARVLRTGPIVRRNQCFGRAVVGGQTTFVCYLCRESTPHYDFSDQKLWWWTGHPGEIKY from the coding sequence ATGCGGTCAGGTCGCTGTCGTAAATCAGGGATGAAAGGTTTTACCTTGATCGAGTTGCTCGTGGTGGTTGCCATCATCGCGCTGCTGATCTCGATCCTGTTGCCGTCCATGAGCCAAGCTCGCCGGCAAGCCCAGCTCGTCGTCTCCATGTCCAATCTCCGACAGATTGCACTTGGAAACGCAAGTTATTCCGAAGACAATGCCGGGTATCTCCCCTATGCCCGGAACACTGAAACCGGCACCTGGGGCAACCTGTGGAGTGAGGCAGCTTGGGGTGTCAAGAAGGCCGACCTCTGGTTCTACACGTTGTTCGACACCAAGACCGTGCCGGATGAGCGCGTCTTTGTGCCGGCGGGTGACCCGTACGGCCAGCAGTACGACTTTGAATCGCGCTTCGATGGCATTGGTGGCACCGGCGCGGTTCGCACCAACACCCAGGCCTTTGCCTGCGGCTACGGCATGAACTACGGGCTCCGGCACTGGGAAGGACATCGCCGCGCTGAAGACTTTGGCCGGCCCCCGCTTCAGGCGCCCTACGGTCGTCTCTTCAACGTAACCCGGTACGGCCCTTCCCGTCCGAACGAAACCATCCTCATGTCCGAGGTGGGCCCGGATGACGAATTGCCGGTCATGCCGCTCTTCGGTTCCGCCGATCCCATGCAGGTTGGGCGCCCGTGGCGAGATGGTGGCCGCCTACTGTGGGATGATGGAAACCGCTCGTGGTACCCCGGCCCGACCTGGCTGACGCCACGCTACGGCGGTCGCATCCCGATGACCGCGATGGATGGTTCGGTGCGGGCCGTGAACTCGGCGCGTGTGCTGCGGACCGGCCCGATCGTGCGTCGGAACCAGTGCTTCGGCCGTGCCGTGGTCGGTGGGCAAACAACCTTCGTATGCTACTTGTGCCGCGAGAGCACACCGCATTACGATTTCTCCGATCAGAAGCTGTGGTGGTGGACGGGGCACCCCGGCGAGATCAAGTACTGA
- a CDS encoding asparagine--tRNA ligase, with the protein MATATTVAELGQHVGQTVTLRGWLYNSRSSGKLLFLILRDGTGLCQCVLEKTEDGAHAFEEAKRLGQESSLEVDGTVRAEERAPGGHELVVAAVRIVQNAAGYPITPKPHGIEFLMKHRHLWFRSQRQWAILRVRHTIIEGIREYFNRNGFILVDTPIFAPAAGEGSQTLFAVDYFGEPVYLAQTGQLYVESACLAHRKVYCFGPTFRAEKSKTRRHLTEFWMVEPEIAYADLDDVVALAEDFVEYLVQKALRERRLELELLGRDLPALERIRKPFYRLTYSAAAEILHSERVRQMLTEDLARAEARVAELQKWIADKEAERTAPGTKQWKADKLAQEIIDHREELADQEEAVRNTPHHMELAANFEWGSDLGGSDETIIARLHDKPVFVTHYPRGCKAFYMKQNAADPRVVNNLDLLAPEGYGEIIGGSQREDDLDVLLARLREEGLNEADYDWYLDLRRYGSVPHGGFGLGVERTVAWICGLKHIRETIPYPRMMGKIYP; encoded by the coding sequence ATGGCAACGGCAACAACGGTGGCGGAACTTGGGCAGCATGTCGGGCAGACGGTAACACTCCGCGGGTGGCTCTACAACAGCCGCTCGAGTGGGAAGCTGCTGTTCCTCATCCTCCGGGACGGTACGGGTCTCTGCCAGTGTGTTCTGGAAAAGACCGAGGACGGTGCGCACGCATTCGAAGAAGCCAAGCGACTGGGGCAGGAGTCGTCACTGGAAGTCGACGGCACAGTGCGCGCTGAGGAGCGTGCCCCGGGCGGACATGAACTGGTCGTGGCCGCCGTCCGGATCGTGCAGAATGCCGCCGGTTACCCCATCACCCCCAAGCCCCACGGCATCGAATTCCTGATGAAGCACCGGCACCTCTGGTTCCGGTCCCAGCGGCAATGGGCGATTCTGCGCGTACGACACACGATCATCGAGGGCATCCGCGAGTACTTCAACCGGAACGGCTTCATCCTGGTCGACACACCGATCTTCGCCCCGGCCGCGGGCGAGGGTAGCCAGACGTTGTTCGCGGTTGATTACTTCGGCGAGCCGGTGTACCTGGCACAAACAGGGCAACTGTACGTCGAATCGGCGTGCCTGGCCCATCGCAAGGTGTACTGCTTCGGACCGACCTTCCGCGCAGAGAAGAGCAAGACCCGGCGGCATCTGACCGAGTTCTGGATGGTCGAACCGGAAATCGCGTACGCCGATCTGGACGATGTGGTCGCCCTGGCGGAGGACTTTGTCGAATACCTGGTGCAAAAGGCGCTGCGCGAGCGGCGGTTGGAACTGGAGCTGCTCGGACGGGATCTCCCCGCGTTGGAGCGCATCCGCAAGCCGTTCTACCGGCTGACTTACAGCGCGGCGGCCGAAATCCTCCACAGCGAGCGCGTCAGGCAGATGCTGACGGAGGATCTCGCGCGGGCCGAGGCACGGGTGGCGGAGCTCCAGAAATGGATCGCGGACAAGGAGGCCGAAAGGACGGCTCCAGGCACCAAGCAGTGGAAGGCCGACAAGCTCGCTCAGGAAATCATCGACCATCGGGAGGAATTGGCCGACCAGGAGGAAGCGGTGCGGAACACCCCGCACCACATGGAGTTGGCGGCGAACTTCGAGTGGGGTAGCGATCTGGGTGGAAGCGACGAGACGATCATCGCGCGGCTGCACGACAAGCCGGTCTTTGTGACGCACTACCCGCGCGGGTGCAAGGCGTTCTACATGAAACAGAACGCGGCGGACCCGCGGGTCGTCAACAATCTCGACCTGCTGGCGCCGGAGGGCTACGGCGAGATCATCGGCGGCTCACAGCGCGAAGATGACCTCGATGTCTTGCTGGCGCGCCTCCGTGAAGAGGGGTTGAACGAGGCGGACTACGACTGGTACCTCGACCTCCGCCGGTACGGCAGCGTGCCACACGGTGGCTTCGGCCTTGGCGTGGAGCGCACCGTCGCGTGGATCTGCGGCTTGAAGCACATTCGCGAAACGATTCCGTATCCGCGCATGATGGGGAAGATCTACCCCTAG
- a CDS encoding N-acetylmuramoyl-L-alanine amidase: MARKRSTVRKATPIDWHLWVDRALWVVLGAGVAWVVASYVIRAAPAPNWPVGVPDPLRTTAAEYPWTQAPLPEFPLPPYARFLQGTTIVLDPGHIGQRDPGGTWKRGPTGLREAEVNLRVALYLREFLEAVGARVVLTREVDRSLDLPDVEDLRRRAAVANDLRADLFLSIHHNAAADPRANYTVVFYHGRPQDNPASVAAGRFVLQGLQDALRLERHIDCALLSDHAMTPNAGFAVLRHAQVPAVLTEASFFTHPDEEQRLRDPVYNRREAYGLFVGLARWAQAGLPRIRLVEPANGVIGSRGAWVVALDNGLSGRRGWGAELPQLLEGTLSVRVGGRPVEFRHDAAKSQVRVTPPRGLAAGKHELFVDFANVFGQHVLHPRIAVEYRP; the protein is encoded by the coding sequence GTGGCGCGGAAGCGCTCAACGGTACGAAAAGCGACGCCAATTGACTGGCACCTGTGGGTGGATCGCGCCCTGTGGGTGGTGCTCGGTGCGGGTGTCGCGTGGGTCGTGGCGTCGTATGTGATCCGTGCCGCGCCTGCGCCGAACTGGCCTGTGGGAGTGCCGGACCCGCTCCGCACCACGGCGGCGGAGTATCCGTGGACACAGGCACCGTTGCCGGAGTTCCCGTTACCCCCTTACGCGCGTTTTCTCCAGGGAACGACCATCGTTCTCGACCCCGGCCATATCGGCCAGCGTGATCCGGGTGGCACATGGAAACGCGGACCAACCGGTCTGCGCGAGGCCGAGGTGAACTTGCGCGTTGCGCTCTACCTGCGCGAGTTCCTCGAGGCGGTCGGCGCACGCGTCGTACTCACGCGCGAAGTGGATCGCAGTCTGGATCTGCCCGACGTGGAGGATCTGCGTCGCCGCGCGGCCGTGGCGAATGACCTGCGCGCCGATTTGTTTCTTTCGATTCACCACAATGCGGCCGCCGACCCGCGGGCAAACTATACCGTCGTGTTCTACCATGGCCGCCCACAAGATAACCCGGCGAGTGTCGCGGCGGGGCGTTTTGTTTTACAGGGCTTGCAGGACGCGCTGCGGCTGGAGCGGCACATTGATTGCGCCCTGCTCAGCGATCACGCCATGACGCCAAATGCCGGTTTCGCGGTACTGCGGCACGCGCAGGTGCCGGCCGTGTTGACGGAGGCATCGTTCTTCACCCACCCGGACGAGGAACAGCGGCTGCGCGACCCGGTATACAACCGGCGCGAGGCGTACGGCCTCTTTGTCGGGCTGGCGCGGTGGGCACAGGCGGGGTTGCCGCGCATCCGGCTGGTGGAACCGGCGAACGGGGTGATCGGATCGCGGGGTGCGTGGGTGGTGGCGCTGGACAACGGCCTGAGTGGGCGGCGCGGATGGGGGGCCGAATTGCCACAACTGTTGGAAGGCACGCTCTCCGTGCGCGTGGGCGGTCGGCCGGTTGAGTTCCGCCACGACGCGGCCAAGAGCCAGGTGCGGGTTACACCGCCGCGCGGTCTCGCGGCCGGCAAGCACGAACTGTTCGTGGACTTCGCGAACGTGTTTGGGCAACACGTGCTGCATCCGCGGATCGCGGTGGAATACCGGCCGTAG
- a CDS encoding PD40 domain-containing protein, translating to MDLLAITRKTLWLWGLLGLGATASVRAEEVAYARHLALSPDGQTLAFAWAGDVWTVSAAGGQARRLTAHPAGDGHPVWSRDGRYLAFASDRHGSDNVFIMAADGTGVQRLTYSDRAEVPTDFTPDGAYVLFHARREGDVSRKPRIYRVPVAGGMVERVTDVLGGAGRVSPDGKALAFERGSAPDFTRRHYRGSANHDVWVHDFSAGSFRQVTNFDGADRKPIWSADGGGVYFLSDRDGPMNVWFQPLAGGGPEPVTRMTGEDVRDFTVAANGARLAFAHWSDVYVLDLQERSSRALRITAGDDDVQNDLDLRVLTGDASEAEVSPDGKEVALIVYGEVFVVSTEEGRSTRRVTDTVAREQHLTWSPDGKALFFVSDLHGQEDVYRATSAEQPAKPLSESLRFRVERVTSSTLPETLPQLSPDGKTLAFLRDRGDLILRDLKTGAERALLTGWAQPAFRWSPDSAWMAYELEDHEHNSDVWVVPVDGSQPAINITRHPDYDGGAQWSLDGKMLAFTSRRHGFDHDLYIVFLARVLDEKNPEELAAYFREQGEALKKRKPPASVVASGKIALVEPATTTRPQPAPAQKSPAAEEVTSVPDTQPEVVAATTQPDDPGLRAQVRGWIKDYLAEQEAARKPAAAATTQPAPPPDPYPYELETAYRRIRRVTTLPDDQSRFALAPDGQTLAFTSSHEGSAAVFTVGWNGENRRRILTGAAGGLHWSFDGKRLFYLRSGVANSCTATGTDPKTHRHRARLAVSRRAEAAQKFDDGARQIAQQFYHPTLKGLNWPAVTARYRELALRTRTLDEFNEVFNRMLGELSASHMGIFGPGSGGLERVGYLGVDIDTSYVGPGLKVARVLPNAPADRAASRLVPGDILTRIGGVAVGPQFALEQALLGTVGDDVIIEFLPSPTRGPEPEPPPTPAPSAPAPTDEPATLPQEPPIEPEPVPPPAPLDPDGRWDDSAWEDDPPVVVAPVAGAEPPLKDSAPTTTQSTDAPKLRELVLRPISFEAMANLRYDAWVRENERYVHEQSDGRVGYVHIRSMNAESFEEFERDLFAAASGRDGLIIDVRSNGGGWTADWVMQTLMVRRHAYTVPRGGVPGYPQDRLIFYAWTKPTTMMCNEESFSNAEIVSHAFKNLGRGPLVGNTTHGGVISTGSYRLIDNALVRMPRRGWFTLPDGVNMEDQGAVPDILKLVTPEDELRGRRPQLDAAVQATLEQIAGTP from the coding sequence ATGGACTTACTGGCAATCACCCGGAAGACACTGTGGCTGTGGGGTCTCCTCGGCCTGGGCGCGACCGCGTCTGTTCGAGCGGAAGAAGTCGCCTATGCCCGGCACCTGGCGCTGTCACCGGACGGTCAGACGCTGGCTTTTGCCTGGGCCGGAGACGTGTGGACGGTTTCCGCGGCCGGGGGCCAGGCCCGGCGCCTGACTGCACACCCTGCGGGCGATGGTCATCCGGTCTGGTCACGTGACGGACGGTACCTTGCGTTCGCCTCGGACCGGCACGGTTCCGACAATGTCTTCATCATGGCGGCCGACGGTACGGGGGTGCAGCGGCTCACCTATTCCGACCGTGCCGAAGTGCCGACGGACTTCACGCCGGATGGGGCCTATGTGTTGTTTCACGCCCGCCGTGAAGGCGATGTTTCGCGCAAACCGCGGATTTACCGTGTGCCGGTGGCCGGCGGCATGGTCGAGCGTGTCACGGATGTCCTCGGGGGCGCAGGCCGGGTCAGTCCGGATGGCAAGGCGCTGGCTTTTGAGCGTGGGAGTGCGCCGGATTTCACGCGGCGCCACTACCGCGGCAGTGCCAACCACGATGTTTGGGTGCATGACTTCTCGGCCGGCAGCTTTCGCCAAGTGACGAACTTCGATGGAGCCGACCGCAAGCCGATCTGGTCGGCCGACGGCGGCGGTGTGTACTTCCTGTCGGACCGCGACGGGCCGATGAACGTCTGGTTTCAACCGCTCGCGGGCGGTGGGCCGGAGCCCGTGACGCGCATGACCGGTGAGGATGTTCGCGACTTCACCGTCGCGGCGAACGGCGCGCGGCTCGCATTCGCGCACTGGAGCGATGTGTACGTGCTCGATCTCCAGGAACGCAGTTCCCGCGCGCTCCGTATCACGGCCGGGGATGACGACGTGCAGAATGACCTCGACTTACGGGTGCTTACGGGCGATGCGAGCGAAGCCGAGGTTTCGCCCGACGGCAAGGAAGTGGCGCTGATCGTGTACGGCGAGGTCTTCGTCGTTTCGACGGAGGAGGGCCGGTCGACACGGCGCGTGACCGATACCGTCGCGCGTGAGCAGCACCTCACCTGGTCGCCGGATGGCAAAGCGCTTTTTTTCGTTTCTGATTTGCACGGGCAGGAGGATGTCTACCGGGCCACGTCCGCCGAGCAACCGGCCAAGCCGCTGAGCGAATCGCTGCGGTTTCGTGTGGAGCGCGTCACGTCGTCCACTTTGCCTGAGACGCTGCCACAACTCTCGCCGGACGGGAAGACGCTTGCGTTTCTGCGTGATCGCGGCGATTTGATCCTGCGCGATCTGAAGACCGGTGCGGAGCGGGCGCTGCTCACCGGCTGGGCTCAGCCCGCATTTCGCTGGTCACCGGACAGCGCGTGGATGGCCTACGAGCTCGAGGACCACGAACACAACTCCGATGTGTGGGTGGTACCAGTTGACGGCTCACAGCCGGCGATCAACATCACGCGTCATCCGGACTACGATGGCGGTGCCCAGTGGTCGCTCGACGGCAAGATGCTCGCATTTACCTCGCGGCGGCACGGCTTTGATCATGACCTCTACATCGTGTTCCTCGCGCGCGTGCTCGATGAGAAGAACCCCGAGGAATTGGCGGCCTATTTCCGCGAGCAGGGCGAGGCCCTCAAGAAGCGCAAGCCACCAGCGTCTGTCGTCGCCAGCGGCAAGATTGCGCTTGTGGAGCCGGCCACTACCACGCGGCCACAACCGGCACCGGCACAGAAATCGCCTGCGGCGGAAGAGGTAACGTCTGTGCCGGACACACAACCCGAAGTCGTGGCGGCCACGACGCAGCCGGACGACCCCGGGTTGCGCGCGCAGGTTCGCGGCTGGATCAAGGATTACCTCGCCGAGCAGGAAGCGGCCCGCAAACCGGCCGCTGCCGCCACCACCCAACCGGCGCCACCCCCGGACCCGTATCCTTACGAACTCGAGACCGCCTACCGGCGCATCCGGCGTGTCACCACGCTGCCTGATGATCAGAGCCGCTTTGCGCTGGCCCCGGATGGTCAGACCCTGGCCTTCACCTCTTCGCATGAGGGCAGTGCCGCGGTCTTTACCGTCGGCTGGAATGGCGAGAACCGCCGTCGCATTCTCACTGGCGCCGCCGGCGGACTACATTGGAGCTTCGACGGTAAACGGCTGTTTTATTTGCGTAGTGGCGTTGCCAACTCCTGCACCGCGACCGGTACCGATCCGAAGACGCATCGTCACCGCGCTCGGCTGGCGGTTTCGCGGCGGGCCGAAGCGGCGCAGAAGTTCGACGACGGCGCGCGGCAGATCGCACAGCAGTTTTACCACCCGACCTTGAAAGGCCTGAATTGGCCGGCGGTGACGGCGCGCTACCGGGAGTTGGCGCTCCGGACCCGCACGTTGGATGAGTTCAACGAGGTCTTCAACCGGATGCTTGGCGAGTTGAGCGCCTCACACATGGGGATTTTCGGACCGGGCAGTGGCGGCCTGGAGCGCGTCGGTTATCTCGGAGTGGACATCGACACTTCGTATGTGGGTCCGGGGTTGAAGGTTGCGCGCGTGTTGCCCAATGCCCCGGCCGACCGGGCCGCGAGCCGACTCGTACCGGGCGACATCCTGACCCGCATCGGTGGCGTGGCGGTCGGACCCCAGTTCGCGCTGGAGCAGGCGTTGCTCGGCACGGTCGGTGATGACGTCATCATCGAGTTTCTGCCGTCGCCCACGCGGGGGCCTGAACCGGAGCCCCCCCCTACCCCCGCACCGTCGGCGCCGGCGCCGACCGATGAACCCGCCACACTGCCCCAGGAGCCACCCATCGAACCGGAGCCGGTCCCACCTCCGGCGCCTCTCGACCCGGATGGCCGGTGGGACGACAGCGCATGGGAAGACGATCCCCCCGTAGTCGTGGCGCCTGTCGCTGGAGCCGAACCGCCGCTCAAGGACTCCGCACCAACGACCACGCAGTCCACCGATGCGCCGAAGCTGCGCGAGCTTGTGCTGCGTCCGATCTCGTTCGAGGCCATGGCGAACCTGCGTTATGACGCGTGGGTGCGCGAGAATGAGCGTTACGTACACGAGCAGTCGGACGGGCGCGTGGGGTATGTGCACATCCGCAGCATGAATGCGGAGTCGTTCGAGGAGTTTGAGCGTGACCTGTTCGCCGCGGCGAGCGGACGCGACGGCCTGATCATCGACGTGCGCAGCAACGGAGGTGGCTGGACGGCCGATTGGGTCATGCAGACGCTGATGGTGCGCCGACACGCGTACACGGTGCCGCGCGGCGGCGTGCCGGGATATCCGCAAGACCGTCTGATCTTCTATGCCTGGACGAAGCCCACGACGATGATGTGCAACGAGGAAAGCTTCTCCAATGCGGAGATTGTCTCGCATGCGTTCAAGAACCTCGGGCGCGGTCCGTTGGTGGGGAACACGACACATGGCGGTGTAATCAGCACCGGCAGCTATCGACTGATTGACAATGCCCTCGTCCGCATGCCGCGGCGCGGGTGGTTTACGCTCCCCGACGGCGTCAACATGGAGGATCAAGGCGCCGTGCCGGATATCCTCAAGCTGGTTACACCCGAGGATGAGCTGCGCGGTCGTCGGCCGCAGCTCGATGCCGCCGTCCAAGCGACGCTCGAACAGATCGCGGGCACACCCTGA